From the Nocardiopsis changdeensis genome, one window contains:
- a CDS encoding neutral zinc metallopeptidase — MGIGVSLTLGTGLAAVALTGFLAISAMLPGADTAWSHPAALGDVTAEADDAGPSTGASTLTDNPLYLAGELGEVTCETPALDEEDPESVEGFVHALADCLDRAWGSYFADAGMEFTAPNRVYWYTEGHSPCGAFPTGNTAAFYCQANRGLYLGVEDIVEASAGSDRPEAYTFVISHEYGHHVQGQSRILAEFHSARAGVPRAAADELTRRNELQANCLGGVFFGAAEDHLGFGPRGRENILDDVVRRSDRGLGHTHGSGENGRLWTAHGMDRVDPGACNTWDAPEELVR, encoded by the coding sequence ATGGGGATCGGGGTGTCGCTCACCCTGGGCACCGGGCTGGCGGCGGTCGCCCTGACCGGGTTCCTGGCCATCTCCGCGATGCTGCCGGGGGCGGACACCGCCTGGTCGCACCCGGCGGCCCTGGGGGACGTGACGGCCGAGGCCGACGACGCGGGCCCGTCCACGGGGGCGTCGACGCTCACCGACAACCCGCTCTACCTGGCCGGGGAGCTGGGCGAGGTCACCTGCGAGACCCCAGCGCTGGACGAGGAGGACCCGGAGTCGGTGGAGGGCTTCGTGCACGCCCTCGCGGACTGCCTGGACCGGGCCTGGGGCTCCTACTTCGCGGACGCCGGGATGGAGTTCACCGCGCCCAACCGGGTGTACTGGTACACCGAGGGGCACAGCCCCTGCGGGGCGTTCCCGACGGGGAACACGGCGGCGTTCTACTGCCAGGCCAACCGGGGCCTCTACCTGGGGGTGGAGGACATCGTGGAGGCGTCGGCGGGCAGCGACCGCCCGGAGGCGTACACGTTCGTCATCAGCCACGAGTACGGGCACCACGTGCAGGGGCAGTCGCGGATCCTTGCGGAGTTCCACTCGGCCCGGGCGGGGGTGCCGCGGGCCGCGGCCGACGAGCTGACCCGCCGCAACGAGCTCCAGGCCAACTGCCTGGGCGGGGTGTTCTTCGGGGCGGCCGAGGACCACCTGGGATTCGGTCCGCGGGGCCGGGAGAACATCCTCGACGACGTCGTCCGGCGCTCGGACCGGGGCCTGGGGCACACGCACGGCAGCGGGGAGAA